In Verrucomicrobiota bacterium, the genomic stretch GCGGAAAGGCTCAGGGCGTACAACACGAGGCCACCGGCGGAGGTTCGGCGCATGGTTGTCACGAGGCCGTCGTTACCGGTCTGGTCCTGTTGCAGCGACCAACGCCGCAAGCTCCACGCCAGCACGGTCCACAGCCCGAATAGCAGGAGTGCGCCCCATCCGAAGACGGCGCGATTCAAGAGCAGGGCCTTGAAGGATTGCCGTGGATCAGACCTGAACTCGTCATAAACCCATGGATACACGGCGTTCTCGCGGCTGGCGAACCACACGTTCAGGAGAATTGGCAGGAACAGCAGGCCAAGCACGGGTGCCAGGCAGGCCAGATGTTCCCAAACCCGCCGCAATGGGACCATCCAACGGGCGTTAAAGAGATGTTGCAGCATGACCAGGAACAACGCGCCCAGGGTGAGGCTCAGAAAAAACATGAAGGCAGTCAGGTAGGAATAGCCAAACTGCCGGGGTGTCAGCCACGCGCCCGCCAGGCACCCTATTCCGCCCACCACCATCAGGCAGAGCGGCAGCTTGCGCCACCGGGAGAGAGCCAGTGGCGGCGTGGGGGGATGGGTGGAGTGTTGGGACATTAAGTTAATATTTTCCCGCCTGTAACGTCCGCAAATAGGCGATGATTGCCCAGCGATCCAACGGTTCGATTTCCCCCGCGTAGCCGTTCATCAGGTTTTTACCGCGCGTGATGGTGTTGAAAATTTCGCCATCGGTCATGGTTACCAAGCGTTTCTCCAGCAGGTTGGCTACGATGGGCATCGCTCCGAGTTTGCGCGAGATGCTGTTGCCGTCACCCAGCGGCCCGTGGCAATTGGCGCAAACGATGTTGAACCGTTCCCGTCCGCGCTCCCGCACGGCGGCGGTGACGGGGATCGGATTCACGGTGACGAAGTTGGTGGTGCCCGTCACGCGCCCGGTATGGAGGGGCAAATCCTGGAACGGTTCGCCTTGCGCGATCGTACCCTCCGGCTGCGGCTGCGAAGCCCGGCCATCCGGGAAAAAGCCGTTCTGGAATTGGGGTCGCAGCTTGGGCTGCCGCACCATGTCGGGAAACAGTTCAAGGGGCGGTTTGCGCGAAAAGCCGCCACGCAGCCCGGCAAACGTGGCCACCACCAGCGTCGCAACCAAAAGGGTGAGGAGGACGTATCGCATGTCAGGCCTCCACCCGTTCGATGTGCGCGCCGCCGGCTTGTTCCAGCAACGCGCGAAGTTCCGCTTCCTCGTATTTAGGATCAGATTCCTCGACCACCAGGAAAAATTTATCGAGCGTGGCCGCTTTAAAACGAGGATGCTTGAGCAGGGGATGATGCCAGCGTGGGAGGCGGCATCGCCACAACCAGCCGAGGGTGACGCCGAACGCCGCGCACAGCAGCGTCAGTTCAAAGCTGGGCGGCAAGGCGAAATAAGGGCTGAACAACGGTTTGCCGCCCACCCGCAACGGGTATTGGTGCGCATTCATGTACCAGATCATCAGTTGACCAAGCCCAAAGCCGATCACTCCGCCCCAGAATGCCCACCAGGTAATTCGCGCCGTCCTCAAGCCCATGGCGGCGTCCATGCCCTGCACCGGGAACGGCGTGTGAACATCCCAGCGCCGATAGCCGGCCTCGCGCATCCGTTCCGCTGCGTGAAGGATGGCGGCTGGTGTGTCAAATTCCGCGAGCAGTCCAAACGGTCTGGGATTGGTGCTCATGCGTCGTGGTCTCCTTTTCCGTCTGGAAATGGGTTCGCCTGCGGGGTGGTGTTCTTCACGTCGTACATGGCGATCATTGGCAGAAACCGCAGGAATAGGAGGAACAACGTCAGGAACAGCCCGATGGTGCCCACGAATGTAAAAACCTCGACCCAGGTCGGCGTAAAATAACCCCAGTTCGCGGGCAGAAAGTCACGGGCCAGCGAACCGGCAATGATGACCAGCCGTTCGAGCCACATGCCCACATTGATCAATAGCGCCAGCACAAATATCACCCAGACACGCGCGCGCACCGGCTTGAACCAGAACAATTGCGGCAACCCCACATTGCAAATCAGCATGATCCAAAATGCCCAGGCGTAAGGGCCGGACATGCGTTGCCGGAAACAATCCACCTCGTACGGGTTGCCGCCGTACCAAGTAAGGGTGAATTCCATCACATAGGCATACGCCACCAGCAGGCCAGTGCCCAACGTCACCCGGCACATCAAATCCAGATGGCGCTGGGTGATAATGTCCTCCAATTTGCACCACGCGCGCAAGGGGATCAGCAGCGTCAACACCATGGCAAACCCGGAGAAAATGGCCCCGGCGACAAAGTACGGGGGGAAAAGCGTGGAATGCCAGCCGGGCAACTGGGTGACGGCGAAGTCAAACGACACAATGGAATGTACGGAAATCACCAGTGGGGTCGAAAGCCCGGCCAGCAACAGGTAGGCTTTTTCATAACTTTGCCAGTGACGGTTCGAGCCGGTCCAGCCCAAGGCCAGCAGTCCGTAGATGAGTTTGCGGGGCAGGGTGGTGGCCCGGTCGCGCAACGTGGCGAGATCGGGGATCATCCCGGTGTACCAGAACAGGAGCGAGACGATGAAGTAGGTGGTAACCGCGAACGCATCCCAGACCAGTGGAGATCGGAACTGCGGCCAGATGCTGTTGGCGTTGGGGACCGGCAACAGCCACCACCCAAGCCAGGCGCGTCCTAGGTGGATCAGCGGATAGATGGCGGCGCAGATCACCGCAAACAGGGTCATGGCCTCGGCAGCGCGGTTGACCGATGCGCGCCATTTCTGCCGCAGTAGGAAGAGAATGGCCGAAATCAAGGTGCCCGCGTGCCCAATGCCAATCCAAAACACGAAGTTGGTGATGTCCCAAGCCCAGCCTACCGGGTGATTCAGGCCCCACACGCCCACGCCGGTGGAGATCAAATAGACGATCATTACGAAGCAAAGCAGGGTTAGCGGGAAACTGATGCCAAAGGCCAGCCACCACCACCCGGGCGTTTTATTTTCGACCAACCCGGCGATGTGATCGGTGATCCAACCCCAGGAGCGCTGGTTCAATACCAGCGGCGTGCCTGTGCGTTCCCGGAGCGGGGACTCACGGCACACCACAGCGGCGGTTGGATTGACCACGGCCTCAGGCATAGCGGCTTACGTATTCAACGGACGCAATCGTAATCCCCACCAACCGTTTTCGACAACAGCAAACGCATCGTAAATACACGAATTTCCATGGCCATAAATGGCGCGCGATTACATTGAACAATAAGGCGTTATGGTTCGTCTGATAATACATGCAAGCCGGTTTTCCTAAAAAACCGGGATTTCTGGCTTGAAACCAACAATCAGGATAGCTAGGATTAAACAACTATGGCAGCGATAGGCCGATTTCAAAAGGGTGACGAGACTTTCTATGCGAAAGTCGTGGATGGAGAGTTGTTTCGATTACAAGGTGACGTGTTTGGCTCTCCGTCGTTTGAGCGCAAGCCATTGTCCCAGAAAGGGATAAAAACGCTGGTGCCGGTCACTCCGACCAAGATCATCGCGGTGGGATTGAACTATGCTGACCATGCGCGGGAATCCGGCAAACCGCTGCCCAAAGAACCCTTGTTCTGGTTCAAAGCCACGACGTCTTTGATTCCGGACGGGGGAAAAATTGAAATACCCTTTGCGCAACACCGCACGGATTTTGAGGCTGAACTGGCCATTGTGATAGGTCGAAGAGTGCGCAACGTCGCTCCGGCGGCGGCCGCCCGTTATATTTTCGGTTACACCACGGCCCAGGATATCAGCGACCGCACCATCCAGAATTCCGAGACGCAATGGTGCCGCTGCAAGTCTTTTGACACGTTTACTCCACTGGGGCCGTATGTGGAGACCAAGATTGATCCGCATGACCTGACCATTCAACTGTTCCAAAACGGCCAGTTGCGGCAAAATTCAAACACCAGCCAGTTGATCTTCAACTGTTTTGATCTGGTCAGCTTCATTTCCACCAATATGACGCTCATGCCCGGCGATGTCATCATCACCGGCACACCCAGCGGTGTGGGGCCTATCGAATCCGGTGACCGGCTGGAAGTGCGCATTCAGGGGCTGACGCCTTTGGTGAACACCGTTAAGTAGCGGCCTGCAAAAATCTGCGGTTCAACCTTTCGTTTTCCACAGGGTCCCCTCGTGGAAGGCGGAGGGTATTTTCATCAGTAACACTGCGGCCAGATGGAAAAAAAAACAGATCAACGCCACTCCCACGGCAAATTGCAGCCCTCGCCACAGCAATGGAAATCCGCGCTGCCGGGTTGAAGCGACCTGCCCGGTTTTGGCCAGACAGGCAGCACAGATCAGGCGATCATCGTGCTCAGTCACGCATTCTCGACAAAAGTATCGTGCGCATTCCATACAGCGCGCCACGGCTTCGCGTTCGGCATGATGAAAACAACGTTGTTGGTGCAAGTTGGCCATGGGAGGAGGATTACCTTACGCAGTCTCCGGCGGCGAGCTGGTCGGCGTGGTTTGCTCAGGCACCTGGGGAACCACCGGTTCCTGTATAGTCGGTGACGATGGGGCAAAGGGGCCTTGCACCACCTCGATCAGGGGACGCATCCGCGCGATGAAATCCAACGTCTTGGGCAGGCGTGTCAGGGCGGGTAACCGTTCATATTGAATGGCGGTCTTGATAACACATTCGCAGGTGGGCCCTTGAAAAATATGGACGATCAAGCCAGCCAGAAATGCCAGCATGATCACCACCATCAGCCCCATCGCCACCGGTTCATCACGGACCACGATAGCCAGCCCGAGAAAACCAAGCGCCCCCAACCCGATGAACAGGCTCAGCCAGAATCCACCCCGAGTCCGGCGTGCGACGATGGCCTGGATTTCCTTGTAATAAAAACGTTTGTAAATCTCCGTGTAGCCATTGGATTGCACGGACAGCAGGTAATGTTCGGCCAGCCATAATTGGTGGTACCCACCCACTCTGGTCCGCAACCGTGTTATTGGTTTGAAAGAGGCAGGCATGGCCTAGGATTTGATCATGGAAATCCACAAGAACAGACCAACTCCCTGCCCGATCACCGCCAGGATGGCTCCCAGCACGAATCGGATTTTCGTGCGCGGGATAATGCCCAATGGGGATTTCCAATGGCGAATGACATAATACAGCGAGGCGATGGATAAGAAGGGAGACGCCACCCAACAAAACGGCATGGCTGAGGCGAGGCCCAAGGCAAAGGCAATACTGTCATACCGCGTTCCCCGGTTCTGCAACTCGGCAATTTTGCCTTTCTTCTGCCCAGTCTCAAGGCAGTTTGGACAATAATGTTGCCCGTTTAATTCAATCGCGCAGAGCGCGCAAAGGAAGCGCCCACACTTGAGGCACGGCAACTCCGCCCGCTTACCCGGATGGAAAAAACAACTGGCCTCGCCATCCAGTATCACATTCTGGGCCCTTTCCCCTTTGGCAGGTCCCTGAAACTGGGCGGGAAAGACTGCGACCAATAATTCCGAATCGCAACCCGGACACAGGTAGGGGCTATCCAGAGTCCATAGCCCCTGCTCGACTGGCACTGGTGTGCGGCAGCGCGGGCAGACTGGTGATTGGACTGTGACACGCATGCCTTTGATCCCGGTTACTATCGGGTCTCCTTCAGTCCGAAAATATCCTCGTACGCATACGCCAGACTGGCATAGAAAACCGGCAAAGTGAACAACAGCCCGACGCAGCAGGCCAGCACGCCCACGCCCGCGACCAACCCACCCAGAAAGCACAAGACCAGCACGCTGCCCCAATGCTGGTTGACCACCGCGCGGCTAACCCGGATCGCGTCCCAGGCGGAAAGCTCCAAATCCGCAATCAGTGGCATGATGAAGACAAAACAAACCGACAAGTAGATGATCGGGATCATCGCCAGGGAAAGCAGGATTACCCCGGGAACCATCCCTTTGTTTCCCATGATCGCAAACAAAATCCCTCCCGGAGCCAGCCACAGGATCAGGAGTAACTTGGAAAATAGATTCCCGGCTAGCAGTCGGCCAAAGGCAGTTTTGAAGCCTGAAAAGGCATCGGACACCATCGCCGTCTCGCTGCGGATCAGCTTGAGATAAAAGCAATAGAGTCCACCCAGCATGGGGCCGGTGACAATGAGGCTGACAATCGGTCCCACAATGGGAATGCCCCCGCCGGACATAACCAACATTGCCAACACGGTGACGCCAATGCACAACCCGGCATTCCGAACCACCAAGTCCCAACCGCGTCGGATGCATTCCACGGACAGCAGTTCATAATCACGCTGCGCGATCTCCCGGATGAGATCGTCTGGATTTACCGGTAACGCACGTCTGCCAGCGTGTCCTGAGCCGCTGCCGCCTTCGCGCAACCGTTGGACATAAAGTGGCTTGCAGGTTCCGCAGACCCAGGATTCGCCAAGCCGGAGCACCTGGTCCGGGGGAAACGCCTGCTTGCACATCGAGCATACCAAACCGCCGCCAGACACGGGTGTTGGTATTCCAGATGGCGGCGTGACGGGCTTAACCTGGCCGTAAGGCAGCCAAGCAGCCATGCCCGTCTGCCATATCAAGGTTTCGGACGTAATGGCGCCCGACTTGAAAAGAGACTCCAACTCAGCGTCTGAGATGGGACCCTGTTGCTGCTGATTGATTGCGTAATACCACATTCTGATTATTCTTTCCCGTTGCCCGATGCGGTTCCCGAAATGTCCACGGCGATGGATCGTTCCGTACCGGGCAGCCGTTAGAATGCCCGTTCAACTCGGAAAAATCAAAATGAAAACGGCCAAATATTTTGGCGAAGGCCGTTGGGCGGTTGTGCAACCATGCGGTTGCCATTTATCCATGACAAATGCGATTTGGAAATGGCACCCCCGCCTGGTCAACGCCAAACATGCGCCAAGCATGACGCTTGGACATGCCAATGATCAATTCATCAGGGGATTAAATTAAGATGCGTTCGTCCTGATTTAGGGCTTGGCAGACGTTAAATGTTCTGCTAATGTCCTACCCATTGATTTATGAGTGTGGCCAATGCAAACTTGCCGGCGCGCGATGCGGTTCTGTTGGTAGAAGACGAACTGGGCGTACGTACCTTGGTTGGTCTTTATCTATCCAGAGCTAGTCTGAAGGTATTGTCGTGCGGTTCCCCTGCTGAAGCCAGAGAATATTGGAAGACCCATCGGGATCGGATCAAGTTGGTCCTGACGGATTACAACTTGATGGCGGAGCAAACCGGCAAGGATTTGATTGAGTGCTTTCGTCAGGACTGCGCCACGCTGCCAGCGGTGTTAATGAGCGGTTATGTGTCCAACTTGGATATGAGCGACTGGCTGGTGGAAAATCAAGTGCTGTTTCTACCCAAGCCTTTCTCCTATGCGGATTTTTACCGGGTCCTTCAGCAAGCCGAGTCTGGACCACCTTCTCCCTCGGCTTTGAGCCAAGCTTGGGATGCATTTGTCCATCAGTGCGAACAAATGGAAAGTCTGGTTCCGCGCTTGAGCCCCGGCTGCTCTTGACGCAGGTTCAACCCTGCTCCGTGAGTTCAGGCTGTCCGTGTCCGGACGGTTTTACGAGGCGTCCAAATCTTCCAGCAGTTGTTCTGTCTCCGCGAGCGGGCTGGCATGTTTCTGTTGGAGCGCCAGTTGCCGGGCTTGTTCCAAGGCTGCCCGGGCAGCGATTTTGTTCCCAAGGCAGAGGTGGCATTTGCCAATGAGGATATGCACCGCCATCCAATCTGAACGTTTGTCAATAGCGACCTGAAAATGGGGCAGGGCGTCTGCGTACCGCTCGGCATCGAATAGCGCCTTGCCCAAGCTGAATCGCGCCAGTTCGTTGTCGGGTGCCAAGTCCACCATTTTTTGCGCCCGCTCAATTCGGTCATCACTCATAAATTCTCAGTGGGTTGTTTGATGGACCAGTTTATCTTGGCCGCACCAGGATTTCCTCCACGATCGCGCGGGGCGGCAGATGAATCGCCAGCAGGGCACAGGCGGCCACATCTTCCGGCTGCAACATTTTGGCCCGCGCTTCAGCGGTGGGCGGGACGGGGCGTTGCTCCAGCAAGGGTGTGTCAATATCTCCCGGCAAAATGGCGCAGGCCCGCACGCCGTGGCCGCGTTCCTCAGCGTTGATGGATTGGGTCAAACCCACGAGTCCAAACTTGGACATCGAGTAGGCGGGACCCGCCTTCGGACTGGCTTGTTTGGCGGCGTCCGAGACAATATTGATGATGGTGCCGGTTTGTCGTTGGCGCATTTGCGGCAGGAACGCTTGCACGCAGTAATAGGCGCCGTTCAGGTTGGTATCCAGCATGGACTGGTAATCCTCCAGCGTGAGCACTTCCAAACTACGGTACGGCACGTTGGTGCCGGCGGCGTTGATCAATACCTCGACTGTGCCAAACGCCGCGAGGATGGCGCGACCGGCCTCGGCCACCGCGTCGGCCCGGCGCAAATCGCACGGGCACACTAGGAATTGGGAGGCGCGGCTACCGGCGCAATTCACGGTGTCCTGCAACGTTTCTGCCCGGCGTCCGAGGAGTGCCACCTGCCAGCCTTCCACCGCCAGTGCCAAGGCGACGGCACGACCCACGCCGCTGCCGGCACCCGTGACCACCGCATGTGGTTTGACTTGTTCTGTCATGGCGGTATTAACCCAGACTGTTGCAATGTTTGTCAAACTTCATTTGCGGCTCGTGGAAAACAAAACGGGGAAAACAAGGCAGGCATAAAAATGGCAGGTAAAAAAGCGAATCCAATATTTGCTTGAATCCCAGTCATCGTATCGTCGTGAATGTGATTTGGTGGTGAGTGAGGTTGACCCAATGAATTGCCTTAAGGGGTGTGTGCGCCAGCAGCCGTTGGGCGTGAATGGCGAACGCGTTGTCGTCATCGGACAAGGCAGTGAGCTTGAAGGCGGCATCCGGTGTAACAAGTCTCATGGGCTGATCACCGAGCAGCCCCGAGGAGCCAGAGACCGGGACAGCGACGTTCACTGCCGCCTCGCCGCCGAGGAAAAACGTAAGAGCTTCCTCGTAAAGCGCCAGTTCCAGTCCTGCCCCCCAATCGTGAATGAGCGCCATGAGCAGTTCACGAAACTTTACTGATCCCGGAGCAGTACTGTCCCACTTAACATCGGTAATGCGCGGGTGACGCAGGTGTATGAGCCGCTGGGAGCAATTCACGAATTCGTGCTGGACCTTCTCGGGCCGCACGTTGATGAGTTTGGCATGTTCCAAGTCGGCGAGCAGCAGGTAATTGATCGTTTGGCCCCGATGCCGCGGGTGAATGCTCTCGGAAGTCTTAAACTCGAACAGGCTCCCCGCGCCCACCATTACGTCGAGATGGTAAACCTTGGAGAAATCATCAAAGCTTACGGTGACCGGTGCTTCCAGCGACACTGCGCTCATCCTGGCGGCGAGTTCTCGTTTGTAAATTCGTTCGTCGAAAAAGCGTCCAAACTCGTTGTGGATTGCGAAGACGTGATCCATTACCGCAAAAGCAATCGCGGCAAACTCTGTTTGGGAGATGCGCCGGAGGGGAAATGGGTGAAAAACAGGCATAAGATTTTATGGAGAAAAAGTTGGCTGGTGAAAAATGGCCTCACATATTTTACCTGCCATTTTTCTGCCTCAGTTCGGCGGTACTGGTGAATACCGTGTGGCGTTTGACTTGTGCTGTCATGGCGGTATTAACCCAGACTGTTGCAATGTTTGTCAAACTTCATTTGCGGCTCGCGGGAAACAAAACAGGGAAAACAATGAAGGCATAAAAATTGCAGGTAAAAAATGGCCTCACATATTTTACCTGCCATTTTTCTGCCTCAGTTCGGCGGCACCGGTGACTACCGCACGTTGATTATACTCTGTCATGGCGGTATTAACCCAGACTGTTCTAATGGTTGTCAAACTTCATTTGCCATCATCCAAAATCCATTTTTTACTTTGGTTCCGTGTTCTGTTATACCGTTCCGCGTGTTTCGCGTCATCATGCATCTGGACATGGATGCCTTTTACGCATCCGTCGAGCAACGCGATCATCCTGAATTGCGCGGGCTACCGGTTATTGTCGGCAGTCCTCCCACGCAACGCGGGGTGGTCTGCGCGGCCAGTTATGAGGCGCGTAAGTTCGGCGTGCGCTCCGCCATGCCCAGCATGACCGCCGGACGTCTCTGTCCGCAAGGCGTGTTCATCCGCCCACGCATGGAGGTGTATCGCGAGGAATCCCGGCAAATCATGTCCATCATGGCGGCGGCCGGGGCGATCATTGAGCCGGTGTCTGTGGATGAAGCCTATCTTGATTTTTCCGCCGTCAGTCAGGGGATTGACGTGGATGACAGTTTATCCCGCTCGCTGCCGTTGGCGCGCGAATTAAAGCAAGCGATTCGTCAGAAGCGCCGGCTGACGGCCAGCATTGGCATCGCCTCGAATAAGCTGCTCGCCAAGTTGGCCAGCGATTTCCAAAAGCCGGATGGCCTGACATTGATCGCCGAGCGGGACAAGGTCGCCTTCTTGCGCCCGTTACCAGCGCGGGTGTTGTATGGCGTGGGCAAGGTGACGGCAGAAGCCCTCAAGGGTGCGGGGATAAACACAGTAGGCGATTTGCAGGATTATCGCGGCGACCTGCGGGCCTTGGTGGGTTCATTTGGTCCCACGCTCAAGCAATTCGCTTTCGGCGAGGATAACCGCCCCTTGGACCTCAGCGACGAAATCAAGAGCGTCAGCAGCGAAAATACCTTTCTGCGCGATACCGACCACCGACCGACGCTACGGGCTACGCTTAAGGAGCAGGCGGCGGAAATCGCCCATGAATTGGCGCGGAAACAATTGGCCGCCAAAACGGTGCAGGTGCGGGTACGCTACAGCGATTTCACCACCTTGACCCGCCAATTGACGCTTGAAGAGCCCCTCACCGAGGCCAAAGATATCTACCGCATGGGGTGTGTGCTGTTGGCGCGCCATGAACTGGTGACCCGCCCGTTGCGGCTCATCGGTCTCGGCGTCAGCAACCTGATGCCACCGTGCTATCAGTTGGAATTACCGCTGGTCGGTCTAAATAATTCCCCGGGCGGAGTGTCAACGATCAAGAAAACGAGATCGCCCCGGGCTGCTTAAATTGCTAATTCGTCGGAGTGGTCTTCGCTTTGGTCCATGGTTATTTGTATTATGATATTATGAATCTGAGGCATTGTTTTGGTTGCATACGCAGTTCCGAGCAGGTACAGTGTACTTCGTTCGGCGCTTGTTCAATCAACCAACCAACCACAATCGCCCTGTTTACAAAAAAATATGATGCAAACACTCGCTACTGTATTACTTAGGCCCGGTGAAGCTGACCGGGTGATGGCTGGACATCCTTGGATTTACCAGGGCTCCATTCTGCGCATGACCCAAGCGGCTGCCGATGGGGACATCGTTCAGGTTAAAGACCATCGTCAACGACTATTGGGGATTGGCTTCTACAATTCCAAATCCAAAATCCAGGTGCGCATGCTGGAGCCGGATCGGGTGGAGATCAATGCTGCCTGGTTTGAGCAGAAAATCCGTCAGGCGCTGGCCTTGCGCAAGCGTCTGATGCCGGGCGCCACTTCCTTCCGCGTGGTGAATGCCGAGAGTGATTTTCTGAGCGGACTCATTGTGGATTTATACGAGGACGTGCTGGTGCTGCAAACCTCTTCGCTGGGCATGGACCGTCGCAAACCGTTGATTTTGGATGCGCTGGAGAAAATTTTCAACCCCCGCGCCGTGGTGGAACGCAATGAGATGACCTCGCGCAAGTTTGAAGGGCTGCCGGATGCCAATGGGTTGCTGGTCGGTGAGTTGGAGGGTGAAGTTCAGGTGCGGCTCAACAAGCTGACCTTTGCCACCAATCTGTTGAGCGGCCACAAGACCGGCCTGTATCTGGATCAACAGTCTAATTATGAACTAACCTCGCACTTTGCCCGGGGCGGGCAGGTGCTGGACTGCTTCACCTTCCTGGGTGGTTTTGCGCTGCATGCCGCGCGGGCTGGGGCGGCGCATGTTCACGCGTTGGACCAAAGTGCCGACGCTTTGGATGCCGCTACGCGCAATGCCAAGGCGAATGGGTTGGAGCACAAATGCACCTTCGAGGCCGCCAATGTCTTTGATTGGCTTAAGGCGAAAACCGTCGCGCGTCCGAATGAGAAGGTTATTCCTCAGTTTGATCTGATCATTCTTGATCCACCTTCGTTCACCCGCAATCGCGCTTCGGTGCCGGATGCGCTGCGCGGCTACAAGGAAGTCCATCTTCGCGCGTTGAAACTGCTCAAGACGGGGGGCACGCTGGCGACCTTCTGCTGTTCGCATCATGTGGATGCGCAACTGTTCCAGCAAGTTATTCTGGATGCCGCCTTTGATTGCCACCGGGTATTGCGGCGCATAACGGCTTTTTCGCAATCGCCCGACCATCCCGTGTTGCCATCCGTTCCCGAGACGGAGTACCTGAAGGGGTTTGCCTTTGAAATTGCGCGCTGATTGAAGTCGGAAATCAAAAAAACAGGCAGGTTAAAACGAGTTTAACCTGCCATTTTTCTGCCTAAATTTCCGGGGGCGGATTTCTGCCAGAATGGCGGTAATGGGTAAACCACCAACTCCTGCTGATTTGATTCAATACAGCAGAATACACAACGTCGCTCCGTTGGTTGCCGACGCCCTTTATGCGCCTAGCTCGATGATTTTCTTTTTACGTCCTCGCTTGGGCTTTTCCGTGTCCAGTTGGGGCGCTTCCACGGCAGGGGGCGCACCTGCCGGTGGGGGAGCTGGCAAATACAAGTACCGGCCACACGTGGCACAGAGTTGGATGTCTTCGCCGCGCCGAACGATGTTCACCGTCCCGACCGGAATGGACGTGTGACATCCGGCGCACACGCCGTTGCGCACTTCGGCGATGCTGCGTTTGCCTCTTAAGCGCATCCGG encodes the following:
- a CDS encoding response regulator — its product is MSVANANLPARDAVLLVEDELGVRTLVGLYLSRASLKVLSCGSPAEAREYWKTHRDRIKLVLTDYNLMAEQTGKDLIECFRQDCATLPAVLMSGYVSNLDMSDWLVENQVLFLPKPFSYADFYRVLQQAESGPPSPSALSQAWDAFVHQCEQMESLVPRLSPGCS
- a CDS encoding DUF3341 domain-containing protein, with amino-acid sequence MSTNPRPFGLLAEFDTPAAILHAAERMREAGYRRWDVHTPFPVQGMDAAMGLRTARITWWAFWGGVIGFGLGQLMIWYMNAHQYPLRVGGKPLFSPYFALPPSFELTLLCAAFGVTLGWLWRCRLPRWHHPLLKHPRFKAATLDKFFLVVEESDPKYEEAELRALLEQAGGAHIERVEA
- a CDS encoding fumarylacetoacetate hydrolase family protein yields the protein MAAIGRFQKGDETFYAKVVDGELFRLQGDVFGSPSFERKPLSQKGIKTLVPVTPTKIIAVGLNYADHARESGKPLPKEPLFWFKATTSLIPDGGKIEIPFAQHRTDFEAELAIVIGRRVRNVAPAAAARYIFGYTTAQDISDRTIQNSETQWCRCKSFDTFTPLGPYVETKIDPHDLTIQLFQNGQLRQNSNTSQLIFNCFDLVSFISTNMTLMPGDVIITGTPSGVGPIESGDRLEVRIQGLTPLVNTVK
- the nrfD gene encoding NrfD/PsrC family molybdoenzyme membrane anchor subunit, with the protein product MPEAVVNPTAAVVCRESPLRERTGTPLVLNQRSWGWITDHIAGLVENKTPGWWWLAFGISFPLTLLCFVMIVYLISTGVGVWGLNHPVGWAWDITNFVFWIGIGHAGTLISAILFLLRQKWRASVNRAAEAMTLFAVICAAIYPLIHLGRAWLGWWLLPVPNANSIWPQFRSPLVWDAFAVTTYFIVSLLFWYTGMIPDLATLRDRATTLPRKLIYGLLALGWTGSNRHWQSYEKAYLLLAGLSTPLVISVHSIVSFDFAVTQLPGWHSTLFPPYFVAGAIFSGFAMVLTLLIPLRAWCKLEDIITQRHLDLMCRVTLGTGLLVAYAYVMEFTLTWYGGNPYEVDCFRQRMSGPYAWAFWIMLICNVGLPQLFWFKPVRARVWVIFVLALLINVGMWLERLVIIAGSLARDFLPANWGYFTPTWVEVFTFVGTIGLFLTLFLLFLRFLPMIAMYDVKNTTPQANPFPDGKGDHDA
- a CDS encoding GxxExxY protein; amino-acid sequence: MPVFHPFPLRRISQTEFAAIAFAVMDHVFAIHNEFGRFFDERIYKRELAARMSAVSLEAPVTVSFDDFSKVYHLDVMVGAGSLFEFKTSESIHPRHRGQTINYLLLADLEHAKLINVRPEKVQHEFVNCSQRLIHLRHPRITDVKWDSTAPGSVKFRELLMALIHDWGAGLELALYEEALTFFLGGEAAVNVAVPVSGSSGLLGDQPMRLVTPDAAFKLTALSDDDNAFAIHAQRLLAHTPLKAIHWVNLTHHQITFTTIR
- a CDS encoding cytochrome c gives rise to the protein MRYVLLTLLVATLVVATFAGLRGGFSRKPPLELFPDMVRQPKLRPQFQNGFFPDGRASQPQPEGTIAQGEPFQDLPLHTGRVTGTTNFVTVNPIPVTAAVRERGRERFNIVCANCHGPLGDGNSISRKLGAMPIVANLLEKRLVTMTDGEIFNTITRGKNLMNGYAGEIEPLDRWAIIAYLRTLQAGKY
- a CDS encoding SDR family NAD(P)-dependent oxidoreductase, which gives rise to MTEQVKPHAVVTGAGSGVGRAVALALAVEGWQVALLGRRAETLQDTVNCAGSRASQFLVCPCDLRRADAVAEAGRAILAAFGTVEVLINAAGTNVPYRSLEVLTLEDYQSMLDTNLNGAYYCVQAFLPQMRQRQTGTIINIVSDAAKQASPKAGPAYSMSKFGLVGLTQSINAEERGHGVRACAILPGDIDTPLLEQRPVPPTAEARAKMLQPEDVAACALLAIHLPPRAIVEEILVRPR
- a CDS encoding GYF domain-containing protein; amino-acid sequence: MWYYAINQQQQGPISDAELESLFKSGAITSETLIWQTGMAAWLPYGQVKPVTPPSGIPTPVSGGGLVCSMCKQAFPPDQVLRLGESWVCGTCKPLYVQRLREGGSGSGHAGRRALPVNPDDLIREIAQRDYELLSVECIRRGWDLVVRNAGLCIGVTVLAMLVMSGGGIPIVGPIVSLIVTGPMLGGLYCFYLKLIRSETAMVSDAFSGFKTAFGRLLAGNLFSKLLLILWLAPGGILFAIMGNKGMVPGVILLSLAMIPIIYLSVCFVFIMPLIADLELSAWDAIRVSRAVVNQHWGSVLVLCFLGGLVAGVGVLACCVGLLFTLPVFYASLAYAYEDIFGLKETR
- a CDS encoding molecular chaperone DnaJ; this encodes MSDDRIERAQKMVDLAPDNELARFSLGKALFDAERYADALPHFQVAIDKRSDWMAVHILIGKCHLCLGNKIAARAALEQARQLALQQKHASPLAETEQLLEDLDAS